Genomic segment of Candidatus Omnitrophota bacterium:
ATCCCGAGGCGATCCGACGGGCACTCACCCGCGTCGCCCACGAAATCGTTGAGCACCACAAGGGCACGATCGACGTGGCCTTGGTTGGCATCCGCACCCGCGGGGCCATTCTGGCTCAGCGGCTGGCGAAAGAGATTGAGGCCATCGATCAGCGCACCATTCCCGTGGGCATCCTCGATATTACGCTCTACCGCGATGATCTCTCCCGCATTGCTCCCAACCCCGTGGTCCATTCCACCGCCATCGAGTTTGACATTACTGATCTCCACCTCGTGCTCGTTGATGACGTGCTCTTCACCGGCCGAACCATTCGGGCCGCCTTGAACGCGATCAACGATCTGGGACGGCCGAAGACGATTCAGTTGGCGGTCCTCGTGGACCGCGGGCACCGGGAGCTGCCGATCCGCGCGGATTATGTGGGGAAAAATATCCCGACGAATCTGAGCGAGCGCATCGATGTCCGGCTCAATGAGCTTGATGAAAAAGAAGAAGTCATGATTGAAGCCGCCGCCGCGGTGCGGCCATGACCATGGCGACCGAGCACGCCGAGCAGACCGCCCAGTGGACGAAAAAGGATCTCCTGGGGCTTCGGCATCTCACCCCGGAAGAAATCACGCTCGTCCTCCACACCGCAGCGTCGTTCCGTGATATTTCCCTGCGCCCGATCAAGAAAGTCCCTGCCCTGCGCGGCAAGACCATCGTCAACCTCTTCTTTGAGCCCAGCACGCGAACGCGCACTTCGTTTGAATTGGCGGCCAAACGACTCTCCGCCGATATCGTGAACATCGCCGCGGCCGGATCCAGCCTTTCAAAAGGCGAGACGGTGCTGGATACGGTGCGCAATCTCGAAGCGATGAAAGTCGATGTCTTGGTCGTGCGCCATGCCGCC
This window contains:
- the pyrR gene encoding bifunctional pyr operon transcriptional regulator/uracil phosphoribosyltransferase PyrR, translated to MSAAAFHDKARLMDPEAIRRALTRVAHEIVEHHKGTIDVALVGIRTRGAILAQRLAKEIEAIDQRTIPVGILDITLYRDDLSRIAPNPVVHSTAIEFDITDLHLVLVDDVLFTGRTIRAALNAINDLGRPKTIQLAVLVDRGHRELPIRADYVGKNIPTNLSERIDVRLNELDEKEEVMIEAAAAVRP